The genomic stretch CCGGCGACGCGGTGCTGGCGCAagggcggcggcgcggccagGGCGGCTGGCACCGGCGTCTGGAGGCCGTCCGGGAAGGAGACCCTCGTCGTGTCGCCGCGCTGCAAGCGCCCGGTCGGCACCAAGCGGACGCTCGTCTTCTGCCCCCGCCGTGGCGGCCGCGGCGGTGCCCGCACCGACTGGGCCATGCACGAATACCGCCTCCTCCCCGCCGGCCTCAACCTCCACGGCTGCGCCGCCAACGCGCCTCCGCCCACTAATGTAAGCGCCAATCCTGGTTGTGGCTGGCTTACTGTAGCTTGCGCGTCGCGACGACCGTACGGCGCTAACATGCTATTTCATGTACCCTGAATCTGTGATCCAGGTGAGCTCCCTTGCCGGTGGTGGCGCGGCGGCCGACTGGGTGGTCTGCCGCATTTTCAGGAGGGCCAGGCCGGCCCACCGCGCCCGCCTTGTTGGCGgcagggaagaagaagaagagcacGCGGCGGAGGAGAGCCCGTCGTCCCCGTCGTCGTGCGTCACCGACGCCTCCGAGGCCATGGACCAGGAAGAGGATGACGGCGACGAAGGGAGCAGCTGCAGCGTCGCCTCCTCTAATTGAGACTGAGTAGAAGAGTTGGCTAGCCCGTCGATCAAATCACGGGCGCCATGTTCTAATTGCCGTAGAACCCTCATCAGTACCTAGTAGCAATCAATAGAGAGAAGAAGATCGAGCTCCAACAAACCatgaacaacaacaacaaccaaaaaaagaaaagaaaagctaaGAGCTTTGGTGCTATGTTGTTGTTGGAGCTCGTCGCGAATCCAATCCAGAGTGTTAATTAGCGAGAAATTAATCAGTTCCCTTTCGGCAATTAATCACCATTTCATCCTGTGTCCAATGTTCAGTAGCTCATCTTGCCTTGTTTTGAGAAGCAAAAACAATCTCACTCTCTGTACTGTGCTGTACTGTGATGCATTTTGCTTCCTCGTTTCGATTTCTTGCTGCTGTTGTGAGACGACACCAACCAAAACAAGCGCTTGTGCCAACTGGCAGTGataaaaccaaaccaagcagaaATAGGAAGCTAAAGCAAGTCAAGCTCCACAAGGAACCGATGCCCCAACAATCTGGAATAGCTTCATCAGTGACTGGAGTGCAAGGAACAGCAGGACAGGGCATGTATACAACACAAAGCAAGAATCACCGGGCACAGAAAAGGGTCACAGAATAAAAGCTGGTCCGAGGGAGGTTGAGCTTGAGCTTGAGCTGAGAGCAGTGAACAGTGGCGAGAGGATGAGAAAGGTAGGTCAGAAAGGGCAGTGCACTTAGGAGGATGCAGAAAAGGAGACGACGTGACGATAAGGTTCGAGGTTCCTGATACTCCTCACTCATTGCTGCCAAGAGGGGCGTCGAGCAGAGATGCCTTTCTTCTTCAGGGGCCTTTCTTTCTCACAGGAATAAGGAACCTCCGAACCTGCTTGCCAGTGCCAGCAGGAGGAAGACGAACAAGGAACAAATCTTGGCGCAATCTGTCCCCGCGCCTCCTCATCTCAACACACGTTCGTGCGAGGCGAGGAGGCATCTCGCCTCGCCTCGCTTTGAATCAAATCCCAGCGAATAATCCGTTCAACCGGGACGAAAGATTTGGGCGAATTTCACCCCCGGCGCGCACTGAGCCGGCACGCACTGTCACTGTCCTATTCCTGAGTAATAGCCGGAGGCGGATGCGTTCGTGATTCCGTTACTGCTCCATCTGCGGCGGCTAGGTCGGCAAGTCACGAGCAGAGGATTGGTGTAGCTTTTAGAACCGCGGTGGTCATGACGCACAGGTGAGATCACCGGTCCACCGTTCACCACTACCGGGTAGTTGTTGCTGTTGTTGCTGCAATTGCATTAGATTCGGACGTAAGCAGCTGGCGTCAAACAAGAAAAACACTGGTGGTTAGCAGCATGAAGACTGGAAACTGTTTAGCAGACAGCATCATCGGAGGTTTTCCTTCACTGAAAAGGAACCTCGGTCCTGAGTCCTGAGTCCTGACAGCTCAGCTCA from Sorghum bicolor cultivar BTx623 chromosome 3, Sorghum_bicolor_NCBIv3, whole genome shotgun sequence encodes the following:
- the LOC8079825 gene encoding NAC domain-containing protein 83, yielding MEGRSGAWRLQQQQRGPGAPVAGLPIGFRFRPTDEELLLHYLRRKALACPLPAGVIPDADLARLHPWDLLPAAVQGAADADGERFFFHRPATRCWRKGGGAARAAGTGVWRPSGKETLVVSPRCKRPVGTKRTLVFCPRRGGRGGARTDWAMHEYRLLPAGLNLHGCAANAPPPTNVSSLAGGGAAADWVVCRIFRRARPAHRARLVGGREEEEEHAAEESPSSPSSCVTDASEAMDQEEDDGDEGSSCSVASSN